The Cherax quadricarinatus isolate ZL_2023a chromosome 44, ASM3850222v1, whole genome shotgun sequence region cggaaatgttcgatttttaccaatgttcaagagtaaataaatcacaccacacgtccaatacacgtcaactggggagtctaatattctttcactagtgcactgatattatttataccatttttacaataatgcagtcgtctgtataacagtaaattttgtatttttttgtatgaataaaaaatcaaaatagaaagcaataataatataagagggggctagagatgtgactaatgaacagagcatatgttattttagtgccacgaatgtctaccttgtttattctggaccctattttgaaattggcatcttttttattttgcgtgaaattggccaaattgccaatttctgatcaccatattgggtagtccaaattagtaaatgggaggtttcttgtactcagctgatagataaaatggagttctaaagaaatagctatgagtttggtcaactggaacaatggaattggctgaaaattgggctcaaagtcggcgaaatcgccgatacgcatatgtcgccgagaccgctaacttcgcgggagcataattccacgagttttcgaccaaatttcgaacttttggtgtcattaccatcgggaaaagattctctatcatttcataagaaaaaataatttttttttttttcaaaaattgagcgacatagaatgacagtttcagagaggggcctgaaacagtcaaagggttaataaagttgagaagtattctcctgtttggTTTATGgtccttaaacgttctcattgttaaacattagtcactggtcatgtagtagtgatgtaactggagtttaccccccatccccccacctTTGAATATCATGGGGGTGAcgccaaagatgctgccccgggtgacaccaactctagcgacaCCTCTGGTTTCGCTGCATATGATACAATTTATAAAGACCATAGCTGTCATCAATGACATAtacagaaagcctcttgttatgcattttgggcaaattaggtcaattttgtcccagggatgtgatccacaccagttgactaacacccaggtacctattttaatgctaggtgaacagggacagcaggtgtcttaaggaaacacgccgaaATGTTTCCACCGTACCAGGGATTGAACCATAGACCTCAATatatgagctgagtgtgctaccaaccaagctacaaagGAAGGTAACAATAGTCTTCATACTCAAATTTATAGTATTAACCAATCAAGACCACCACATGCAATTCTTTATATTTTGTAAAACTAATCTGTCACTTTCTCAAGAGACAATAGCaactaattaatggtccaagaaACAATAGCAATTAATTAATGGTCCAAGAGATAATAGCaactaattaatggtccaagaGACAATAgtaactagttaatgatccaagagACAATAGCaactagttaatggcccaagtcAGACAAACACTCATGAGTTTAATTCTCctatgtacaggttatttgtgtatttgtgtattatttCTTACCTTAAGGTAAGTAAGATTAACAGTGGTCACATCACCCAAATCAAGTTGAGGGTTGTCTTTCAGTTTCTGCTCTTGTTGATCACGGTAACCAAGAAACGAGTTGATGATGTGGCGAAGCTTCTTACCGACGGTATTTGGAATGAACTGCGATCCATGACCTGGTTGCCCTTGGCATTCGATCGTTACACCttaaaaaaacatttgtctcagTAAAATTATCACTCGAAGCCACCACCTAAGTATAATTATGAGGGTTATAATCTACTTTATTTCAACTGCTTGTGTATATTATGCAGTAAGGTGTGTGCTAATTTTCTTAATGAGGTAACATTACTTCAGTGGCATTTTTGATAAAACTAAAAGTGATGGTTGTAAAAGGTTGAAAGACTAACTACCATATCCATATGAATATGAAAGTGCAGAAGCAGGAAATGAATTTGAAAAGgttaaaactgtgtgtggtgtaaaGAATGAACAAAAATAAGGTTAGGATACAGGATAGCAAGACGAATGCATAGGGAAAACAAAAGACACTACATGAAGAGAATTATCATTATACTCacaagaaagtgctaaacccatatggtTTTCTATTGTAAAAGCAATATTAACATTGGAGAGCAAGATAAATTTCCCCCAAAAAAGTTAATAAAGTTCTTACGCCATGGAGTTCTTTGGCCGTAAAAAACCTCCATTTTCTCGGTTGAGCTTGCATAGCCTTCATCAAGTGCTAGGCCGATGTTCATATTCTTGAACACTTCCATCTTAACAAGATGTCTCATACCATCTCTTCCGCCCAATTCCTCATCTGTGATAGGTAAGTAAAGATATGTCAGAAGCATATGTCAaatgtgcattaaacttaattcTATACATGCAAGTCATTGTGCAACACATGCCTTTGTAACTATGTACTGCACCACTCTCACATACCTTAAACTCTACTGTTTGTAGTCcagtacctggagtacacctggagaagattttggggggtcaatgcccctgcagcccggtctgcaGCCAGGGCTGAATGCTATCATAATaaacatacagcctctcctcacttactgaCATACTATCGACAACTTGGAGTTACAACGGGCTTTCTGACGAGTTGTTATTGTATACTGTACAAGAACTTGGGTTATGAACGGGCAACACAGCATCTCAGCATCAAGCACCTTAAACATCTCCTTACAGCCACTCAGTACACTAGCTTTCACAGTCTCCTGTTGTTTTTCCTCTTGGAAGAGGAAAAACAaaaggaaaatggaagaagtacaaaagaattcacagtaaaggggttagctggtgtgtttgtatgtatgtgtttacATTCTCAGTGCATCATGGCAGATTAAGAAATGGTTAAAAtctgtgaacaaggtatgtcaataGTAATAaccataatgataataataataataaataatttctCTGGAGTGCTTTAAATGTCAGCTACCAAACCTATACAAAATACttatgacatttaaagcactccagatcgattatttactattattattttaaattattattataataataaatgctATTTTTGTGTTTTTCTTATGACAAGAGTGATCTAGGAGTGTTTCCCCTGATGTAAACACTGTTTTCTTTCGTTATAGACAAGAGGTACGGACGAGAAAACGTATTTATCTTATGATCTTATCCCAGAGTGGCGGCCTCCAGCCTTACCCCACTCACATAATATGGCATATAGTATATTATTCATTTCAGCGTTTTTATTACAGTTTTAGGGTATTTATcatgtttctgatatcaagtTGGAATAAATGTAATAGATAAATAACCTTTATTACTAATACGTGTATAAGCATAATTACACAACATTTTATTAGCGCCACAGCTAACATCCAACACCCATGACAACTCGCCAGATACTGAATGCTACTCTTCGCCTCTCCACCTCTCATTCATCTCCTCCCACTTTGTAACAATGTTAGATAGTGAATTTAATGTATTTTTCTGTAAGCTTAACTtgttgtatgtgtattttacttttataTATTACAGAAAATAATAATAGAGTTATGCAAATTAAAATAAAGTTATCAAGCTGGAGTTtcattttcattttattttttttctaatatACATATTTAATTCACCATTTGGCATCATTACAAAGTGGGCAGAGCTACAGCAGAGGGAGACGGAGCAGTGTTTCAGTTACTCATGATTCCCCATGACTTAATGATGCTTCACCTCTctaaaatattgtataattatactattactatcaaGAAATGTTATCCacctatcatatttattccagaataTTAGGTATAACATAAATAACATAGAGGCACGATAAAGACACCCAAACTAAtaaaaactgacattatataGAGAGGTATTGAAGGGTGGATGGcggagagataaaaaaaaaaaaagtgacgagAAAACGTTACATGCCTGAAGGGTAACTATAGAAGATCAGTCTTATCCAATGCAAAAACTGAAAAAAAGTAcgattttctaaaaaaaaaaaaaaaaaaaaaaaaaaataaaaaaaggtaaTTACCTATGCATACATTTCCTGGAATATCTCGGAAATAAGTCATTGACCTATTTCATGTTGTATTACCACTAATAATAAACAGATTGAAAGGAATTTCCCAACAAACATAAAACTGAAAGTTTTAATTTTGAGTGGACACTTTTGAAGTGTCAGTAAGGGGTGAATCCTCGATTAGCGACAAAATCATTTACCGACAGGGTCTTAGGCCCCTatctccatcgttaagtgaggagaggttgtatattAAATTTAGGTAAGTCCTTACCAAACAATTTGTAGGAAAAGGTACTTACTACATACAGTTAAACCCCCGTATCCAAATATTCAGGTTctgtggtttcagttatccacagtttaccATGACAGCCCAAAAATATCCCTTAATAATGGCCACAAAGCACAAAAGCAGTGATGACTGCAGTTCTTCAGAGCCTAAGAGAAGTcgtaaagtgcttcccatcagtgaaataAATTATAATTCTCCATGactgtaatttatcaattaaactttatacatATAGAGTCTGCTACTATCCACAGGTCTTGGAACGTAGCTTCCTAGGATACAGGAGGACTACTGTACTTCACATTGGTATAAAATGGCACATTATAAATAGTAATGAGAGAGGTACCTTTCCAGCATTCAAGTTTCTCCATTTTAATCTATCAAAGTACAATATACAATGACTCAATACACAACCAAGTGGCATGCAATTAATCTTATATTCGATTTAATATGAGAGAGAAATATACTTTTCCAGCAGTTGCAGCAGCTGGCAAACTCTTACAAAGAACTGAACTACAATATAACAAGGTATTACATTATTATACTAAAAGATTATATtacattaaaagataaagaatctaacacagagttgccacagttgtttttggctgatgactctgtgcttctgggagattcagcaactggtggatgagtttggtagagtatgtaaaagaaggaaattaaaagtgaacataggaaagagtaaggtgatgaggaaaacaaaaatttttggtaatgaaagactgaatatcacattggagggaggaagtatggaggaaatgaatatattcagatatctgggagggGGCCtgttagcagatgggtctatgaaagaccaggtgacttgtagaattgatgagggaagggGAAAGGAGTGCCTGacagaggagtctgtggagactaagaacattatccatggaagcaaagaggggaatgtatgagagtatagttataccaatgctctgatatggatgtgaagcttgggtggtgaatgttgaaaCAAAGAGAAGGCTATaggcagcagagatgtcaggtgtgaAGGCAatgtggtgtgagtataatgcagagaatccatagtttggaaattaggagaaggtgcaaggttactaaaagcattatccagaggactgaggaggggttgttcaggtggttcagacatttagagagggtagaacaaaacagaatgacttggagagtgtataaatctgtagtggaaggaaggtggggtagattattattattattattattattattattattataatcatgggggagcgctaaacccgtacaattatacagcatatgtgggggggggggatggaaggtattcaggctcaattcagggaactggagcacagatacaattccctagatcaagagcccctcaccaacacgaggaacctcccttgaggggaaggtggggtagaggttagcctaggaaaggttggagggaagagacaaaggaggttttgtatgcaagggacttggacttctagcaggtgtgtgtgagcgtgttagataggatcaagcggagacaaatggtttttatgacttaacattctgttggagagtgagcaaacatttatgaagggatacaAGAAAACCGGCAAGCAGGACTTAAGTCCtgaaggtaggaagtacagtgcctgcactctgaaggagggatgttgatatgttgcagttttttaactgtagtataGGTgtgcctctggaaagacagtgatggagtgaatgatcatgaaagtgtttcttctttttcaggtcaccctgccttggtgggagatggccagtgtactaataaaaaaataattattatattaacaatttagaaaactgacaatgAACAAGACTATGTTGGCAACATTTGTGATTAGGtcatcaaggctgatggactgaacaacATATCTGTtggctgcgggactgattacctcaaaatcccTCTTTGCATGTTCTACCATTTTCCTCTCTATTGGactaataaagatatccaagtgttgcatatacagtggacccccggtttacgatattatttcattccagaagtatgttcaggtgccattactgaacgaatttgttcccataaggaatattgtgaattagattagtccatttcagaccccaaacatgcatgtacaaatgcacttacataattggtcgcattgggagctgatcgtaaaccagaGGTCCACTGTATCTTATTTATGTGAAAAGTAGTACAGTATTGGTTTGCATACCAGGTACAAATGTCAGATGAATGGTACGGAGGAATTTGTGTCCATCTTTTTTAAGTCGTTTGAGAGCCTCCAAGTACTGGATACCAACACATTTCATATCTTGGGTTCCTCGTCCATAGATGTCCCCATTTTCATCCTTGTGAGCACTGAAAGGGTCATATTTCCAGTAGTCCTGCAAGAAAATGTTTATGCACATGAAACAAACGACTTTATTTAGAATACATTAAAATACAATATAGTATATAGATACTAATATTTAAAAGAAACAAAGAGAAGCAGCTTACAGGAAATACTGGGACAACATCAGTATGTGAATTGAGGAGAAGTGACTGCAAGTCGGGTTGTTCTCCTAACAGTGTCATGATAACTGCTGGTTTACCAGGTATGCACTCAACTACCTGGAACTCAGCCTCCAGGTCTTTGGCCTGTTTTTGTAAATACTCCGTACAACTAGCTGCAAATAATAAGAGAAAAAATAATAAGCTGGAAAGAAACTTATCTAATTAAATCTAATGCTCTAAATAATCTTGGTtttcttgaaactcatcaaaggtatatgaaaggaatactgtactatactttctcatacagcctctcctcacttaacaatggtgTTCCGTTCCCGAGGCCACATtaaacgaattcgttgctaagtgaggagcatactaaaaTGGTAGCGAGTTTGTGTCAATCATCTTTCAtgttgttttaaccctttcagggtccgtcccatagatctacagcttcatgttgagtgtccaaaccgtagatctacgccaaaattctagcgccgtcaaatttagagcgaaagcgctcataggcctacatgcgagagaacgggtctgcatggtgggtgtgcgtcataaacaaaaaatctaggcgcccgcatagcattgtgggaacgccatctcagttacccttgttcaccatgcctcgtcgcaagtcagctctcactccatggaaaattgggactctcctcttcctatctgatagttctgacactgatggaagtggaaatgaagacgaattctttggctttgatcagttagtgaccgaaaggaatgaccaggatatcgataatagtgcagaaaaccctgacgatcctcaaccttctacctctggtgtgggcactcgtcagtcacagtcagttgtacctcaacgcaagagaaaactaatattttcatgtggccaggcctctgacttcagtaatgatgatgatagtgacgtggattgtgattttattgcgcttgacgatcattcgagtagtaatagtgaggaatcatattcaccagtgaagcgtcggtatgtacgccgccgcatgcgctcgggtagtgtaccctatgctgtgcccaggggacggagtacatcccgtggccctacaccaggtttagatagtgatagtgaggatgatgtggctacacttggcatggatagaccacaggcatcagcagatggtggtagtggtgatggtagtggcactgccatacgtgactcaccagcccaggctgggacccatgctgctgactcctcagttcaaggacaaagtggagcgtcagccaccagcccaccacaaccacaaccacccgcacaaccagcctatgatgtccagtatccaccagcaaaccgtatctgggattggcagcaaaatcccaattttgttcccaagccccaccactttgatgacgcttaaagtggaattctacctacctgtccccttggaaccacggccaatgaactggaattctttgaattattctttgaccagccactgatggaaactattgtcagggaaagtaataagtattttgactacaccatggcaaatacgatcatatcaccagtcaagactacaccggtggaaagagacgactgttgcagaaatgtatttgctttttgcaacaataatgcttatgcctcatgtctataagcataatataaaagcatactggtccacagatcggctaatttctaccccggtcttcagtgaaatcatcccagtgaacaggtttatcttactgttacgtatgttgcacttctctgacaaaaccaggcctgacagaagtgacaggttatacaagattagaaatgtttttatgtatctcaaacaaaagttcagcatatacttttatccattcaagaatcttgtaattgacgagtctttgattttgttcaatgGTAGACTGttattcaagcagtatataccgagcaagaggaaacactttggtataaatctgtttgtactctgtgactgtgacagtggcctggtgttggatattgttgtatacatgggaagtaaaacactgaaagataccaagatgttattgggtatctcaggtgacgtagtgagaaacatgatggcaccttatcttggtaaggggcatacattatataccgataactggtacacaagcccattactcagtgatttcttgcgagtgaacaagacagatgtgtgtggcacagtgcattctaatcataaacatatgcccaggctcaacgcaggtgctcgtggtgatgacgtgcaggtgtttactgccaatgacatcatggcattacggtggcatgacaaacgagatgtcacattgctgacaaccattcaccgtaatgaaatgcaagacagtggcaaagttgatcgagtgcctaatgaacatattcgaaaaccagtgacaatgattgattatacacaacatgcgcttggttgacaaatgtgacatgcagattggttttctcgattgtgttcgtaagagttacaagtggtacatgaaacttttcttccatctcatggacatttcaatgctcaatgcatataatatgtaccaaataaagactggcaacagaccaccgtatggtgaattttgtttgtctgttgtcagacaactcataatgaagtaccaggtaagaacacctgctatacaacaaggccctcgaattcctcaggatatacccaagcgtttgaggagggaaggtgatcatttcataatacagcttccttcaactcggaagaaatttgctcagaagagatgcatcgtctgtgcacaaacaaaacgacggcaacaaagacgcaaagacactcggtttatgtgtgaggaatgtaaggtgcctctgtgcatggtgccttgtttcaaggagttccacaagctccagcagttctaaaaccatgtccagtgattgtaaatatgtaaatataagaTAGagcattagtattatacaagatttgtgcatgtttattgtaataaacaacagtggtaaacaataatatgataataactttagtgcggttattatgttcaatacagtgagtttatatatatacattatatacagaattggtctctcaggccccaaatgttagtaggaaaagaaaaaaattggaaaagaaaagaaaaaactacaaaaactgctaaataaagtaatgtgcgtatgtggaattcgtcgatgttgccgccaccacatcattttggacaaacttcttggcactatctcggtaagtactgaccagaattttttttttttgtcttattaccttcacaaaaatatgctctctaattctgtaagaaaaaaaaaatgttttttttttcaaaatttcttggacactggagcaccacttcagattttggccttggaccctgaaggggttagtgtcacctttacaccatttattacatttctggtatatcttttaaatgtttatagtagtgtactgtatattgaaataaagatagaggaaatcagctctaatacagtatatatatattatttaggtaaTACATGTACTGGTTAGAGAGTCTGTCATAAGTCCAAggcgttggtaaacgagtacatcgccaagtgaggagaggctgtatactgtATTAAAAATAGGACAGGGTATTACCATTTGTGAAGAAACAAGTGACTTTAAATTAATATACACGATATAAAAAAttcattactttaaaatattatTTGGTTTAATATGACAGTCGACTATAGCAAAGATCAATTGCTGCATAGCAACACTGCATCTTTTCTTTGATGAATAATCTAATGTTATTTCATAACCTGAAGTAAACTGAATCAGTGACATTTTAGACCAGCAAAAATCACTTCAATAACTTTctaaattttttatttaaaaagtgTATTAGTCTGGACATAGAAAAAAAATTACCTTCATTGCTAACATATATCCCATGCCACAGCTTCAtcatacaattattattattatcacaactAAGCTAAAGGTGTATCATCATACAGTTATGTATCTAGTTAATGCAATGTGAAAATTTCAGGTCTGATATTAAGAAAACCATAGATGGCAGTTAATTTAATCTGGCTGATGCAAAGTGTGGATACCATCTcaaggttaagataagataagataagatttcgttcggatttttaaccctggagggttggccacccaggataacccaagaaagtcagcgtgtcatcgaggactgtaacttatttccattggggtccttaatcttgtcccccaggatgcgacccacaccagtcgactaacactcaggtacctatttgctgctaggtgaacaggacaacaggtgtaaggaaacgtgtcgaaatgtttccacccgccgggaatcgaacccgagccctctgtgtgtgaagcgggggctttagccaccaggccatcggGTCACCACCCTTACTGACTCTGCTTCTTGCATACTCCTAACCATCACTGGTCAAAGAGAAgtcagatttttaaccctggagggttagctacccagaataacccaataaagtcagtgcatcattgaggactgtgtcttatttccagtggggtcatTCAATCTCGTCCCCCAGGCCCCTACTCataccagttggctaacacccaagtacctacttacttgataggtgaacaggacaacaggtgtaaggaaacaagctcaatgtttccacccagctggggattgaaccacggacactcagtttgtgaggggagagtggtgctTACCATGCCGCAGTATGACCCTTGTGGCTTAAGCACTTGGTTTTTCATTGtaataaatattataataataataataatatctatttctacaagtacatgtacaaggtacagtcctagctgacatcaatgatatgctactacaaagaaagccacttgttatgcagagcattttggacaaattaggtcagttttgtcccaggatgcgacccacacagctgactgacatgcaggtacccattttactgatggggaacatagacaaccggtgtaaagaaacacgcccaatgtttctaccctcgccgggaatcgaacccagaccctcgccgtatgaggcgagagctttagccaccaggccacggggctatGATGTGTAGACAAGGAAGAGTTAATCTCAGGTGTATATCAccattatatactgtagtgactgGGAATTGGGAGATCATTAGACTTGATCCACAGGGTGAGAAGCTCACTAGCATTAAGACATGCCTAGCAATGACCACTGCCGGGTATTATTATTTAGGCTTCAAACATTTGAAATACGTAAAACTGCTTCACATAGTAAATTATGAAGAATTTAGCTGAGAAAAACTCGAAAAAAAAGACATTGGCAGTAATGTTCCCATATAATATTGTAGAGTACTGTAATAACTTTTTATTTTCCAATACTTGCTTGTAACTGGAGTAAAATAAGCCATCCTGAGATATCAGCatcaccatattattattataatcaagggggaagtgcctAGGGGGGgcatggaaggtatttaggcttaattcaggtaactggagcacagatccaattccctagatcaagagcccctcaccagcatcaaggcaccttcattGAGATGGCAGCATCGCCAAAGTATGTATATTCAGGTACAAATACACAcatgtacaattatcatatatagtaaacAGATGTGTAAAATACATAGGACAACCCAAAAAAAGTAAGTgatttatttctattattataacGTTAGTGCAAGTGATAAGTCACTGTGTCAGACTTACTgggagggttatcctaggtaatctacattaATATGTATGATTATTTGTGTAATTTGTAGTTACGcgatagcccttgtggtttagcgcttctttttttatcatAATAATGTAGTTAcgcgtacctgtacctaaataaacttactaacaactttatttcagcatgatacaatgtacatagatgtgtattattataatcatggggaagcgctaaacccgtaggattatacagcgcctggggggggatgtggaaggcattcaggcttaattcggggaactggagcacagatccaattccctaaatcaagagcccctcaccaacatcaaggaaccttccttgaggggatatagatatataatattcAGTTACTCATGCAGAAAGTCCATAGTAACGCTgataatttttatttaatttttatttgatCATGATGATGTAGTAACAAGTCTTACCATAGTCAGGATGAGGATGAACCGTCTTTATCTTTATGTAGTTGCGGAAATTGGTAACGGCTGGATTTTCTTGTTCAGTCATCATTAAtggtgtcagcctgaactggtcACTACAATAAATTATATAATTTAGCTTCTGTTGGATTTCagagccactgacagcatacgcagTATCGAGCCCGCGTGCTGGGGGTGtgaagggccactgacagcagtGTTTTGTTCCACTTCAACGTGTCCTGACACA contains the following coding sequences:
- the LOC128705498 gene encoding aminoacylase-1-like isoform X2; its protein translation is MMTEQENPAVTNFRNYIKIKTVHPHPDYASCTEYLQKQAKDLEAEFQVVECIPGKPAVIMTLLGEQPDLQSLLLNSHTDVVPVFPDYWKYDPFSAHKDENGDIYGRGTQDMKCVGIQYLEALKRLKKDGHKFLRTIHLTFVPDEELGGRDGMRHLVKMEVFKNMNIGLALDEGYASSTEKMEVFYGQRTPWRVTIECQGQPGHGSQFIPNTVGKKLRHIINSFLGYRDQQEQKLKDNPQLDLGDVTTVNLTYLKGGVLVNVVPAELSVAFDIRICPSEIETFEDRIRGWCKEAGEGVTYTIRDKVGRQQPPREVLPSCQMTVKQKPA
- the LOC128705498 gene encoding aminoacylase-1B-like isoform X1, with amino-acid sequence MMTEQENPAVTNFRNYIKIKTVHPHPDYASCTEYLQKQAKDLEAEFQVVECIPGKPAVIMTLLGEQPDLQSLLLNSHTDVVPVFPDYWKYDPFSAHKDENGDIYGRGTQDMKCVGIQYLEALKRLKKDGHKFLRTIHLTFVPDEELGGRDGMRHLVKMEVFKNMNIGLALDEGYASSTEKMEVFYGQRTPWRVTIECQGQPGHGSQFIPNTVGKKLRHIINSFLGYRDQQEQKLKDNPQLDLGDVTTVNLTYLKGGVLVNVVPAELSVAFDIRICPSEIETFEDRIRGWCKEAGEGVTYTIRDKLMTKEVTCVEDGKNPWWDAFSAACKKENVQLEKKIFPASTDMKYVRQLGINALGFSPMNHTPRLLHDHNEFLNEKIFLRGIDIYYSIILNLANLKPY